The Malus domestica chromosome 10, GDT2T_hap1 genome contains a region encoding:
- the LOC103446771 gene encoding uclacyanin 1-like: MARDGILKVAIAVLFVSVAAVSLGGSLVGAQVYHVVGADRGWDPSSDLASWSSDKTFRAGDKMWLAYSTAHGYIAEVKSKEEFESCDVTNPIRMFTDGLDSISMDKEGLRYFASSNVESCKNGLKLHVEVMPQSYQSERPALVAANGPTTPSGSAHLTASLVVLSVGLLCYVLGF, from the exons ATGGCTCGAGATGGGATATTGAAGGTGGCGATCGCTGTTTTGTTCGTCAGTGTCGCCGCTGTGAGCCTCGGAGGGAGCTTGGTTGGAGCACAAGTGTACCACGTTGTCGGAGCAGACCGCGGCTGGGATCCATCCTCCGACCTTGCTTCTTGGTCCTCGGACAAAACATTTAGGGCCGGAGATAAGATGT GGCTAGCCTACTCCACGGCGCATGGGTACATAGCTGAAGTGAAGAGCAAGGAGGAATTCGAGTCGTGCGATGTAACCAACCCAATCAGGATGTTCACGGACGGCCTGGATAGCATCTCAATGGACAAGGAAGGACTCCGCTACTTCGCAAGTAGTAACGTCGAGAGCTGCAAGAATGGCCTTAAACTACACGTGGAAGTTATGCCTCAGTCATATCAATCAGAGCGCCCTGCGTTGGTTGCAGCTAATGGGCCCACAACCCCTTCTGGTTCGGCCCATCTCACTGCAAGCCTCGTGGTGTTGTCCGTTGGGTTGCTTTGTTATGTATTGGGTTTTTAG
- the LOC103446768 gene encoding uncharacterized protein codes for MVAEIVRDCELEKMVAVRFQRVAAAFDEVARVRLCESSGSEYSAAGESFGELSDLVKSFIERGDWGEGGGHRDGVRNEKEHLVDEDSEGGDWSDSETKNSLERLFDVKGDDLKKTIADEVEVALAGIGDDKSSRAFKRRLMTHLRHKGFDAGLCKSKWVKSSRFPAGDYEFVDVNLNGTRYVVEPFLVGQFEIARPTTRYTSLLEVFPNTFVGEVDELKKIVRLMCTAIKKSMKSVDMPMPPWRRNGYMQAKWFESYNRTTTSVTPSAAAKAA; via the exons ATGGTAGCCGAGATAGTTCGCGATTGTGAATTGGAAAAAATGGTAGCGGTGAGGTTTCAGAGAGTGGCGGCGGCGTTCGACGAGGTGGCGCGGGTGAGGCTGTGCGAGAGCAGCGGAAGCGAGTACTCCGCGGCCGGGGAGAGTTTTGGGGAGTTGTCGGATCTTGTCAAGTCCTTCATCGAGAGAGGGGATTGGGGAGAAGGCGGTGGCCACCGAGACGGCGTACGGAACGAGAAGGAGCACTTAGTCGATGAAGACTCAGAGGGCGGTGATTGGTCGGATTCGGAGACGAAGAATTCTCTGGAGAGATTGTTTGATGTGAAGGGTGATGATTTAAAGAAGACGATTGCTGATGAGGTGGAAGTTGCTTTGGCGGGCATTGGGGACGACAAGTCGTCCCGGGCGTTCAAAAGGAGGTTGATGACTCACCTGCGCCACAAGGGTTTTGATGCTG GCCTTTGCAAATCAAAGTGGGTGAAATCGAGCCGGTTTCCAGCAGGGGACTACGAGTTTGTCGATGTCAACCTCAATGGAACTCGTTACGTTGTGGAACCATTCCTTGTTGGACAGTTCGAAATTGCTCGTCCCACGACGCGTTACACATCGCTCCTCGAAGTTTTTCCAAACACATTCGTCGGAGAAGTCGATGAGCTGAAGAAAATCGTGAGGCTAATGTGCACGGCAATAAAAAAATCTATGAAGAGCGTGGACATGCCAATGCCGCCATGGCGGCGGAATGGATACATGCAGGCCAAATGGTTTGAATCTTACAACCGCACAACCACTTCAGTAACACCGTCAGCCGCCGCCAAAGCGGCATAA
- the LOC103446772 gene encoding phosphatidate cytidylyltransferase 1, translated as MPGDNSVGSPPTPRSPIARLRHRRRSAEAVPDVSKTNGGNLLVNDRNKYRSMLVRAYSSIWMIGGFALIIYLGHLCITAMVVVIQIFMAKELFNLLRKAHEDKHLPGFRNLNWHFFFTAMLFVYGRILSQRLVNTVTSDKVLYQLVSSFIKYHMVVCYFLYIAGFMWFILTLKKKMYKYQFGQYAWTHMILFIVFTQSSFFVANIFEGIFWFLLPASLIVINDIAAYICGFFFGKTPLIKISPKKTWEGFIGASITTIISAFLLANIMGRFKWLTCPRGDLSTGWLDCDPGPLFKPEYYTFPEWLPQWFPWKGISILPVQWHALCLGLFASIIAPFGGFFASGFKRAFKVKDFGDSIPGHGGITDRMDCQMVMAIFAYIYHQSFVVPQSLSVDMIIDQILMNLTLEQQQILFEKLKQVLHDRLVG; from the exons ATGCCAGGAGACAATAGTGTCGGCAGCCCACCAACCCCAAGGTCCCCAATTGCTCGACTTCGGCATCGTAGACGCTCAGCTGAG GCTGTCCCTGATGTTAGTAAAACAAATGGAGGCAATTTACTGGTTAATGACCGTAATAAATACAGGTCAATGTTGGTACGTGCGTACTCTTCTATTTGGATGATTGGAGGTTTTGCATTGATTATATATCTGGGTCATCTCTGCATCACTGCCATGGTGGTGGTTATCCAAATCTTTATGGCGAAGGAGCTGTTTAATCTACTCAGGAAAGCTCATGAAGATAAACACCTACCGGGATTCAGGAATCTAAATTG GCACTTTTTCTTCACTGCGATGCTGTTTGTTTATGGTCGCATACTCAGTCAACGGCTTGTCAACACTGTCACTTCAGATAAAGTTTTATATCAGCTTGTGAGCAGTTTCATCAAGTATCATATGGTTGTCTGTTATTTCTTGTACATCGCAG GATTTATGTGGTTCATTCTTACATTAAAAAAGAAGATGTACAAGTATCAATTTGGCCAGTATGCGTGGACGCACATGATTCTGTTTATTGTGTTTACCCAGTCCTCTTTCTTTGTAGCAAACATCTTTGAAGGAATTTTCTG GTTTCTTCTTCCAGCTTCACTTATAGTAATCAATGACATTGCTGCTTATATCTGTGGTTTCTTCTTTGGAAAAACCCCTTTGATCAAGATATCTCCAAAGAAAACTTGGGAGGGATTCATTGGAGCGTCAATTACAACTATCATATCAGCATTTTTG CTTGCAAATATCATGGGTCGTTTCAAGTGGCTAACTTGTCCAAGAGGG GATTTATCGACTGGTTGGCTTGATTGTGATCCCGGTCCATTGTTTAAGCCAGAGTATTATACCTTTCCAGAATGGCTCCCACAATGG TTTCCTTGGAAAGGGATCTCAATTTTGCCAGTTCAATGGCATGCATTATGTCTCGGTTTGTTTGCATCAATAATCGCTCCCTTTGGAGGCTTCTTTGCAAGTGGCTTTAAAAGGGCTTTTAAAGTCAAG GATTTTGGTGATAGTATCCCTGGACATGGTGGAATCACAGACAGAATGGATTGCCAG ATGGTGATGGCTATCTTTGCTTATATCTATCATCAGTCTTTCGTTGTGCCTCAGAGCCTCTCGGTTGATATGATCATAGACCAG ATTTTGATGAACCTTACGCTTGAGCAGCAGCAAATTCTGTTTGAGAAGCTTAAACAAGTCTTGCACGATAGGCTGGTCGGATAA
- the LOC103412552 gene encoding phosphoribosylglycinamide formyltransferase, chloroplastic, which yields MEAQRLLSGFCSASPIPNARTQYFVRFPSPSPSSSSSSTASFAQSHMWVSFKARPLSTKLIQCRNTADPERAEVMVSSDKQDLTGGIRRKKLAVFVSGGGSNFRSIHEACLNGSILGDVVVLVASKQGCGGADYAREKGLPILVFPKTKLEPDGISPADLVATLRGLEVDFVLLAGYLKLIPVELIQAYPRSILNIHPSLLPAFGGKGHYGMKVHKAVIASGARYTGPTIHFVDEHYDTGRILAQRVVPVLAKDTAEELAARVLREEHSLYVEVITAVCEERIVWREDGVPIIRSKENPNEYS from the exons ATGGAAGCTCAGCGTCTGCTTTCTGGGTTCTGCTCAGCCTCGCCGATTCCAAACGCCAGAACCCAATACTTCGTCAGATTTCCctccccttctccttcttcttcttcttcctccaccgCTTCTTTTGCTCAATCCCACATGTGGGTCTCCTTCAAAGCTCGCCCTTTGTCTACCAAGTTAATACAGTGCAGGAACACCGCGGACCCAGAGAGAGCTGAGGTGATGGTTTCTTCGGACAAACAAGATTTGACAGGTGGGATTCGACGGAAAAAGCTTGCCGTTTTTGTTTCCGGCGGGGGCTCCAACTTCCGTTCGATCCATGAAGCGTGTCTTAACGGTTCAATTCTCGGAGACGTTGTCGTTTTGGTCGCTAGTAAACAAG GTTGCGGAGGTGCCGACTATGCAAGAGAAAAAGGCCTCCCAATTCTGGTGTTCCCGAAAACTAAACTTGAGCCTGACGGAATATCTCCAGCTGACCTTGTTGCTACCCTTAG GGGATTAGAGGTTGACTTTGTTCTCCTGGCTGGTTACTTGAAACTTATACCGGTTGAGTTGATACAAGCTTATCCCAGATCCATACTGAACATCCATCCCTCACTTCTTCCAGCATTTGGAGGCAAAGGTCATTACGGTATGAAGGTCCACAAGGCAGTCATAGCTTCTGGGGCAAG ATACACAGGCCCTACAATACATTTTGTCGATGAGCACTATGATACAGGACGTATCCTTGCCCAAAGAGTTGTCCCTGTGCTTGCTAAGGACACTGCCGAGGAGCTGGCAGCAAGGGTTCTTCGGGAG GAGCACTCCTTGTACGTGGAAGTGATAACAGCAGTATGTGAAGAACGGATTGTTTGGAGGGAGGATGGTGTTCCTATTATCCGGAGCAAAGAAAATCCCAACGAATACAGCTAG
- the LOC103446773 gene encoding alkaline ceramidase has product MADGRSSFWGPVTSTIECCEKNYAYSSYIAEFYNTISNIPCILLALIGLINALRQRFEKRFGILHISNMILAIGSMLYHATLQHVQQQSDETPMVWEMLLYMYILYSPDWHYRSTMPTFLFLYGALFAGVHSVVRFEIGFKVHYVILCLLCVPRMYKYYIYTQDVCAKRIAKLYVATLVIGSLCWLCDNIFCEEISSWMINPQGHALWHLFMGFNSYFANTFLMFCRAQQRGWSPRIVRFMGFLPFVKIEKPKTQ; this is encoded by the exons ATGGCTGATGGAAGATCAAGCTTCTGGGGTCCTGTCACATCAACGATTGAGTGTTGTGAGAAGAATTATGCCTACTCTTCTTATATTGCGGAATTTTACAACACTATATCAAACATTCCATGCATTCTGTTGGCACTCATTGGCCTTATAAACGCCTTGAGACAGCGGTTTGAGAAGAGATTTGGCATTCTACACATATCTAATATGATTCTTGCCATCGGAAGCATGTTATACCATGCCACATTGCAACATGT GCAACAGCAGAGCGACGAGACTCCTATGGTTTGGGAGATGCTCCTTTACATGTATATCCTCTACTCCCCAGATTGGCACTATCGCAGTACAATGCCCACCTTCCTCTTCCTCTATGGTGCTCTTTTCGCTGGTGTTCATTCTGTGGTTCGTTTTGAGATCGGCTTCAAGGTGCACTATGTGATCTTGTGTCTTCTCTGCGTACCTCGAATGTATAAGTACTACATATACACGCAAGACGTGTGCGCTAAGCGGATTGCAAAGCTGTATGTGGCCACCCTTGTTATTGGCAGTTTGTGTTGGCTGTGTGATAACATCTTCTGCGAAGAGATATCCAGTTGGATGATTAACCCACAGGGTCATGCCTTGTGGCATTTGTTCATGGGTTTCAATTCCTACTTTGCAAACACTTTCTTGATGTTTTGCCGGGCTCAGCAACGAGGATGGTCCCCAAGGATTGTTCGTTTTATGGGGTTTTTGCCGTTTGTGAAGattgaaaaaccaaaaacccaatgA
- the LOC103446770 gene encoding transcription initiation factor IIF subunit alpha-like, with product MSTTDLILRPECGGCKTTKDLYGSNCKHLTLCDDCGKKMALNRAKCNECGTVVTRLIREYNVRASTANDKNYFIGRFVTGLPSFSKNKNSENKWSLHKDGLQGRQLSDAMREKYKNKPWVLEDESGRSQYQGHLEGAQTATYYLLIKHPSGKEFSAIPAGSWFNFNKVAQYKQLTLEEAEEKISNRKKTADGYERWMMKAANNGAALFGEVERLDKDNGGAGGKGRKKTAGGDDDEEGNGSDRGDEDDDEELERKKRLNKRGGDGGDGDDDNEGVGGGDVDMDDDDIEKGDDWEHEEIFTDDDEAVGNNPEEREDLEPEIPAPPEIKQDDEDEDEDDKEGGLSKSGKELKKLLGRSGGLNDSDVEDDDDDDDDLDDDIGFPPALAPKQKDAPKEEPSDNSPSKPTPSASSRGTTPTSKSSKGKRKSSGDDSKATNSAPPKKVKTENEQKSIKEEPVSVSASKSSAPPKGTPPVKTEPSSSGGRVTEEEIRAVLMQRTPLTTNDLVSKFKGRLKSSEEKTAFSNILRRISKIKKGNGTSSYIVLKER from the exons ATGTCGACGACCGATTTGATACTGAGACCTGAGTGTGGCGGATGTAAAACGACCAAGGATTTATACGGAAGCAATTGCAAGCACTTGACTCTGTGCGACGACTGTGGCAAAAAAATGGCTCTCAACCGCGCCAAGTGCAACGAGTGCGGCACCGTCGTCACTCGCTTAATTCGA GAGTATAATGTTCGTGCGAGTACGGCCAACGATAAGAACTACTTCATTGGGAGATTTGTGACGGGGTTGCCGAGTTTTTCGAAGAACAAGAATTCTGAAAATAAATGGTCTCTCCACAAGGATGGACTACAAGGACGCCAACTTAGTGATGCCATGCGG GAGAAGTACAAGAACAAACCATGGGTTTTGGAGGACGAAAGTGGCCGGTCTCAGTACCAGGGTCATCTTGAAGGTGCACAGACTGCAACTTACTACTTACTAATAAAACATCCCTCTGGAAAGGAGTTTTCTGCTATTCCTGCTGGTTCTTG GTTCAATTTCAACAAGGTTGCGCAATACAAGCAACTTACATTGGAAGAAGCTGAAGAGAAAATTAGTAATAGGAAAAAGACTGCGGATGGGTATGAAAGATGGATGATGAAAGCTGCAAATAATGGAGCTGCTTTATTTGGTGAAGTGGAGAGGCTTGACAAGGATAATGGTGGGGCTGGTGGGAAGGGACGAAAAAAGACGGctggtggtgatgatgatgaagaaggaaatggctCAGATAGAGGggatgaggatgatgatgaagagttggaaaggaaaaaaagattgaataaaagaggtggtgatggtggtgatggtgatgatgataaTGAAGGTGTAGGGGGTGGTGATGTggacatggatgatgatgatatCGAGAAGG GTGATGACTGGGAGCACGAAGAAATTTTCACTGATGATGATGAAGCTGTTGGAAACAATCCTGAGGAAAGGGAAGATTTGGAACCAGAGATTCCAGCTCCTCCAGAAATTAAGCAG GATGATGAGGACGAGGATGAAGATGACAAGGAGGGTGGACTGAGCAAATCAGGAAAAGAGttgaagaagctacttgggcgAAGTGGTGGACTGAATGATTCAGATGTAGAGGATGACGACGATGACGATGACGAT CTGGATGATGATATTGGCTTTCCTCCAGCGCTGGCTCCAAAGCAGAAGGATGCACCCAAAGAGGAACCATCTGACAACAGTCCCTCAAAACCAACACCTTCTGCGTCCAGTCGAGGAACTACACCAACCTCCAAATCCTCAAAGGGAAAGAGAAAATCAAGTGGCGATGATTCTAAGGCAACGAACAGTGCACCTCCCAAGAAGGTCAAGACTGAAAAT GAACAAAAATCCATCAAAGAGGAGCCTGTGTCTGTGTCTGCTTCTAAAAGTAGCGCGCCTCCAAAAGGTACTCCACCGGTGAAAACGGAGCCATCGTCATCTGGTGGACGCGTCACTGAGGAAGAAATCAGGGCTGTGTTGATGCAGAGAACACCACTCACCACAAATGATCTTGTTTCTAAATTTAAGGGAAGACTCAAATCTTCTGAG GAAAAGACCGCTTTTTCGAATATTCTAAGGAGAATTTCAAAGATAAAGAAGGGGAACGGAACCAGCAGCTATATAGTACTGAAAGAGCGATGA